One Nostoc punctiforme PCC 73102 DNA window includes the following coding sequences:
- a CDS encoding tetratricopeptide repeat protein: MVEFVGREEELQNLHQLMQDNKPVAIAAISGMGGVGKTELALQYAIQHRNTYNGGLCWLLAKTGDVGIQVVQFARTQLDLKPPEDFDLLAQVQYCWRHWREGEVLLVLDDVSNYEQVKPYLPSSSSRFKVLMTTRQKLGRIAKLSLDVLQPEAALELLKSLLKETPERIERELALANQLCKWLGYLPLGVELVGRYLARKQDLSLTEMLRRLKNKGIDERSLSKSKSETDMTAQRGVLAAFELSWQELEDSDKQLGCLLSLFATAPIPWKLVEQCLPEEDTEDLEEIRDECFLNLHLVQRKGEGIYQLHPLLREFFQYKLTSLDKGEELKLSFCRVMVAVAQDIPESSTLEQITAVSPTIPHIAEVANHLIQYVSDDDLVGPFIGNARFYNGQGLYSQALPWYEQCLEVTKKRLGEEHPDVATSLNNLAYLYYSQGRYSEAEPLCIQALALRRKLLGEEHPDVATSLNNLAALYRSQGRYSEAEPLYIQALALRCKLLGEEHPDVALSLNNLAGLYYSQGRYSEAEPIYIQALALRRKLLGEEHPDVATSLNNLAYLYDSQGRYSEAEPIYIQALALRRKLLGEEHPDVATSLNNLAYLYDSQGRYSEAEPIYIQALALRRKLLGEEHPDVATSLNNLAYLYDSQGRYSEAEPIYIQALALWRKLLGEEHPDVALSLNNLAALYGSQGRYSEAEPLYIQALALWRKLLGEEHPDVATSLNNLAALYRSQGRYSEAEPLYIQALALRCKLLGEEHPDAAQSLNNLAYLYYSQGRYSEAEPLYMQALDILEPRLGADHPNTVSVRRNLASLRDRLPPNQE; the protein is encoded by the coding sequence GTGGTGGAATTTGTCGGACGTGAAGAAGAATTGCAAAATCTTCACCAACTTATGCAGGATAATAAACCAGTTGCGATCGCAGCTATTTCTGGCATGGGTGGAGTTGGTAAAACAGAACTCGCCCTGCAATATGCCATCCAGCACCGCAACACATACAACGGTGGGCTTTGCTGGTTGCTTGCAAAAACTGGGGATGTGGGCATTCAAGTTGTGCAGTTTGCCAGAACGCAGCTTGATTTAAAGCCGCCAGAAGATTTTGATTTACTCGCGCAAGTGCAATACTGTTGGCGGCATTGGCGTGAGGGTGAGGTGCTGCTGGTGCTGGATGATGTCAGCAACTACGAGCAAGTTAAGCCTTATCTACCGTCGTCATCTTCTCGGTTTAAAGTGTTGATGACTACGCGCCAGAAGTTGGGACGCATTGCAAAGTTATCTTTGGATGTGCTGCAACCAGAAGCGGCGCTGGAGTTATTAAAGTCTTTACTCAAAGAAACACCAGAGCGAATTGAGCGAGAATTAGCTTTAGCAAATCAGTTATGTAAATGGCTGGGATATTTACCTTTAGGTGTGGAATTAGTCGGGCGCTATCTGGCGCGGAAACAAGATTTATCTTTAACAGAGATGTTGCGGCGGTTGAAGAACAAGGGAATAGATGAGCGTTCACTCTCTAAATCTAAGTCGGAAACCGACATGACAGCACAGCGAGGTGTGTTAGCAGCTTTTGAGTTGAGTTGGCAAGAATTAGAGGACAGCGATAAGCAACTGGGTTGTTTATTGAGTTTATTTGCCACAGCACCTATACCTTGGAAGTTGGTGGAACAGTGTTTACCAGAAGAAGATACCGAAGATTTAGAAGAAATTAGAGACGAATGCTTTTTGAATCTGCATTTAGTTCAGCGCAAAGGTGAGGGAATTTATCAACTGCATCCACTGCTACGGGAGTTTTTTCAATATAAGCTTACAAGTTTAGATAAGGGGGAGGAATTAAAGCTTTCTTTTTGTCGGGTAATGGTAGCAGTTGCCCAAGATATTCCTGAATCGTCTACCCTTGAGCAAATCACTGCCGTTTCTCCCACTATTCCTCATATAGCTGAAGTAGCGAATCATCTCATTCAATACGTCAGCGATGATGATTTAGTTGGGCCTTTCATCGGCAACGCTAGATTTTATAATGGTCAAGGTTTATATAGCCAAGCTTTACCTTGGTATGAGCAGTGTTTAGAAGTCACTAAAAAGCGCTTGGGTGAAGAACATCCAGATGTCGCAACTAGTCTCAACAACCTAGCGTATCTCTACTACTCCCAAGGCAGATACAGCGAAGCTGAACCTCTTTGTATCCAAGCTTTGGCACTCAGGCGCAAGCTGCTGGGTGAAGAACATCCAGATGTCGCAACTAGTCTCAACAACCTAGCGGCACTCTACCGTTCCCAAGGCAGATACAGCGAAGCCGAACCCCTTTACATCCAAGCTTTGGCACTCAGGTGCAAGCTGCTGGGTGAAGAACATCCAGATGTCGCACTTAGTCTCAACAACCTAGCGGGACTCTACTACTCCCAAGGCAGATACAGCGAAGCCGAACCCATTTACATCCAAGCTTTGGCACTCAGGCGCAAGCTGCTGGGTGAAGAACATCCAGATGTCGCAACTAGTCTCAACAACCTAGCGTATCTCTACGACTCCCAAGGCAGATACAGCGAAGCCGAACCCATTTACATCCAAGCTTTGGCACTCAGGCGCAAGCTGCTGGGTGAAGAACATCCAGATGTCGCAACTAGTCTCAACAACCTAGCGTATCTCTACGACTCCCAAGGCAGATACAGCGAAGCCGAACCCATTTACATCCAAGCTTTGGCACTCAGGCGCAAGCTGCTGGGTGAAGAACATCCAGATGTCGCAACTAGTCTCAACAACCTAGCGTATCTCTACGACTCCCAAGGCAGATACAGCGAAGCCGAACCCATTTACATCCAAGCTTTGGCACTCTGGCGCAAGCTGCTGGGTGAAGAACATCCAGATGTCGCACTTAGTCTCAACAACCTAGCGGCACTCTACGGCTCCCAAGGCAGATACAGCGAAGCCGAACCCCTTTACATCCAAGCTTTGGCACTCTGGCGCAAGCTGCTGGGTGAAGAACATCCAGATGTCGCAACTAGTCTCAACAACCTAGCGGCACTCTACCGTTCCCAAGGCAGATACAGCGAAGCCGAACCCCTTTACATCCAAGCTTTGGCACTCAGGTGCAAGCTGCTGGGTGAAGAACATCCAGATGCCGCACAA
- a CDS encoding agenet domain-containing protein, with translation MKNKVLFGAIFMATWVGTLIPGALAASPCSVGQKAEVLWKEKWYPATVLKVNNNDNCYITYEGYDSSWNEWVGAERFRASFEVGDAVRILWKRKWYKGQVLEVSNDLYKITYDGYDSSWDEWVEPSRVSR, from the coding sequence ATGAAAAATAAAGTATTGTTTGGTGCCATCTTCATGGCAACTTGGGTAGGGACATTGATTCCCGGTGCTTTAGCTGCTTCACCCTGTTCTGTGGGACAAAAGGCTGAGGTTCTTTGGAAGGAAAAATGGTATCCAGCAACGGTACTTAAGGTTAATAATAATGATAATTGCTATATTACTTATGAAGGTTATGATAGTTCTTGGAATGAATGGGTTGGTGCTGAACGCTTCCGAGCATCATTTGAAGTTGGAGATGCAGTGAGAATTTTGTGGAAACGTAAATGGTATAAAGGGCAGGTTTTAGAAGTTAGTAACGATCTTTATAAAATTACTTATGATGGCTATGATAGCTCTTGGGATGAGTGGGTTGAACCTTCGAGAGTAAGCAGATAG
- a CDS encoding lysylphosphatidylglycerol synthase domain-containing protein, translating into MLKKLQLNFSTLFGLSLLALSMWAIANELHEYNYRDILNSLAAIPKSRLSWAIWLTALGYLVMIGYDILGFSYINRSLNWNKIALTSFISSAFSNTIGFALLTGSAIRYRFYASWGVSAVAIAQVIAFANFTFWLGMFAVAGCLFLINPLKIPTQLHLPFATVHPIGVIFLLLVAGYLLGSIFIKQPLIIRGQEFRFPDFKISLIQIAISGLDWILAAAILYAVLPSNISLSYLDFLGIYLLAMFAGVVSNVPGGLGVFETIILLILSSQISAAAILGSMLAYRGVYYFLPLLVASGLLGIYEIRFRTRNFKNINKL; encoded by the coding sequence ATGCTTAAAAAACTGCAATTGAATTTCAGCACACTGTTTGGCTTGTCGCTGCTGGCGCTTTCCATGTGGGCGATCGCTAACGAACTGCATGAGTATAATTATCGTGATATCCTCAACTCTCTAGCTGCTATTCCCAAAAGTCGCTTAAGCTGGGCGATTTGGCTGACAGCCTTGGGCTATCTAGTGATGATTGGGTACGATATTTTGGGTTTTAGTTACATTAATCGTTCCCTAAACTGGAACAAAATTGCTTTAACCAGTTTTATTAGCTCTGCGTTTAGTAATACTATAGGTTTTGCTTTGCTGACTGGCAGTGCTATCCGTTATCGATTTTATGCTAGTTGGGGAGTGTCAGCAGTTGCGATCGCACAAGTAATTGCTTTCGCCAATTTTACTTTTTGGCTGGGGATGTTTGCGGTTGCAGGTTGCTTATTCCTCATCAATCCCCTCAAAATTCCTACTCAGCTACATTTACCTTTTGCGACTGTGCATCCCATCGGCGTGATTTTTCTCCTATTAGTCGCTGGTTATTTGCTAGGAAGTATTTTTATTAAACAACCTTTAATAATTCGTGGGCAAGAATTTCGATTTCCTGATTTTAAGATATCCCTGATTCAGATAGCAATTTCTGGTCTTGATTGGATTTTGGCAGCAGCAATTCTTTATGCTGTGCTTCCTAGTAATATATCTTTGTCTTATCTGGATTTTTTGGGTATCTATTTGTTAGCGATGTTTGCAGGTGTTGTTAGTAATGTACCCGGTGGTTTGGGTGTATTTGAAACTATAATTTTGCTGATTCTCTCATCCCAAATTTCGGCCGCGGCAATTTTGGGGTCAATGTTAGCTTATCGGGGAGTCTACTATTTCTTACCTTTGCTAGTAGCATCGGGTTTGCTAGGAATTTATGAAATTAGATTTAGAACCCGTAATTTTAAAAATATCAACAAACTGTAA
- a CDS encoding alpha/beta hydrolase — protein sequence MNYKQPKILLLVSVLTLVSCNLSQNVVAKPPLQQDLKTTLSVLPTKSNTGDSATHLTYKIETYDSQLMGANRTYGVSLPPGYEQNPKQRYPVIFLLHGGHGNPSDWFIQGKGQALKTVEQLYATGKLPPSIIITPDGNDKRGSSPYRDPEYIDGPNGKVSTAVGDELVKVVQSRYRTVTNPDFWAIGGLSSGAWGAMNVGLHNVNHFSILFSHSGYFKDKSGPTNSPIIYIKSIPTPTTKRLRIYLDSGKADIEEIDEAKNFSQVLNNLKIYNLFRQFPGSHTWQYWREHLADSLTFVGEQFKSAEMASMARNVGVNNKNP from the coding sequence ATGAACTACAAACAACCAAAAATTCTCTTGCTAGTTTCAGTATTAACCCTAGTTAGCTGTAATTTATCCCAAAATGTCGTAGCAAAACCACCTCTACAGCAAGATTTAAAAACAACGCTTTCCGTTCTTCCAACCAAGTCTAATACTGGCGACTCAGCTACTCACTTAACCTACAAAATTGAAACCTACGATAGTCAATTAATGGGTGCAAATCGCACTTATGGCGTTTCTTTACCCCCTGGCTATGAACAAAACCCAAAACAAAGATATCCTGTAATCTTTCTCCTCCACGGTGGACATGGTAATCCCAGTGATTGGTTTATTCAAGGCAAGGGACAAGCTCTCAAGACTGTGGAACAACTTTATGCTACAGGTAAGCTACCACCTAGCATTATTATCACACCAGATGGCAACGACAAACGTGGCTCTAGTCCCTACCGAGATCCCGAATATATTGATGGCCCTAACGGTAAAGTCTCCACAGCCGTGGGTGATGAGTTAGTAAAAGTCGTGCAAAGTCGTTATCGTACAGTAACTAATCCAGATTTTTGGGCAATAGGTGGTTTATCTTCTGGTGCTTGGGGTGCAATGAATGTCGGGTTACATAATGTGAATCATTTCTCAATTTTATTTAGTCATAGTGGTTATTTTAAAGATAAAAGCGGCCCAACAAATAGCCCGATAATTTATATCAAAAGCATTCCCACACCAACTACAAAAAGATTGCGAATTTACTTAGATTCAGGCAAAGCAGATATTGAAGAAATCGATGAAGCTAAAAATTTCTCTCAAGTACTAAATAACCTCAAAATTTATAATTTATTTCGTCAATTTCCTGGCAGCCACACTTGGCAATACTGGCGGGAACATTTAGCCGATTCTTTGACGTTTGTGGGCGAACAATTTAAATCTGCTGAAATGGCAAGTATGGCTCGTAATGTGGGTGTGAATAATAAAAACCCTTAG
- a CDS encoding alpha/beta hydrolase, producing the protein MKISKLLISLLGAIALLTTAGYYYVFILGAPQLDPPQRVAKTGLKFQLATFNSQAMGAVRKYGVILPPDYDKNQQKRYPVIFLLHGGHDDARAYADKYAVLDVLHELYQNGKLPPSIVITPDGNDNRGSSPFYDPDYFDGPNGKIGTLIGSELVQVIKSRYRTLEEPQFWALGGLSSGGWGAFNIGLRYLNNFHILFSHSGYFTDNSGSQNSPQQIVQQLPLQDRKRLHIYLDAGLNDTNLLASTKAFNETLNKLGIAHVFYAFPGGHGLSGADIGWNYFHKHIKDSLSYVGEQFKKLGVKS; encoded by the coding sequence ATGAAAATTTCTAAATTGTTAATTAGTTTGCTAGGAGCGATCGCACTTCTCACTACTGCTGGTTATTATTATGTATTTATCTTAGGTGCGCCGCAACTAGACCCACCCCAAAGAGTGGCAAAGACTGGGCTAAAGTTTCAATTAGCAACCTTCAACTCGCAAGCGATGGGTGCAGTCCGCAAGTATGGCGTGATTTTGCCGCCTGATTATGATAAAAATCAGCAAAAGCGCTACCCGGTGATATTCTTATTGCACGGTGGTCATGATGATGCTCGTGCTTATGCTGATAAGTATGCAGTCTTAGATGTACTACATGAACTTTATCAAAATGGAAAATTACCACCATCAATTGTGATTACACCTGATGGTAATGATAATCGTGGTTCCAGTCCTTTTTACGATCCTGATTACTTTGATGGCCCGAATGGCAAAATAGGGACTTTAATTGGTTCTGAATTAGTGCAAGTTATCAAGTCTCGCTACCGCACTTTAGAAGAACCTCAGTTTTGGGCGCTGGGAGGTCTATCTTCTGGGGGATGGGGAGCATTTAATATAGGGTTACGCTATCTTAACAACTTCCACATTCTGTTTAGCCATAGCGGTTACTTTACCGATAATAGCGGTTCACAAAATAGTCCTCAACAAATTGTGCAACAGCTACCGCTTCAAGATAGGAAGCGATTGCATATTTACTTGGATGCAGGTTTAAATGATACTAATTTATTGGCTTCTACCAAAGCCTTCAACGAAACCTTAAATAAATTAGGCATTGCTCACGTATTTTATGCGTTTCCAGGAGGTCACGGTTTGTCTGGTGCTGACATAGGCTGGAACTACTTCCACAAACACATTAAAGATTCGCTCTCGTATGTAGGGGAACAATTTAAAAAGTTAGGAGTTAAAAGTTAG